The DNA sequence TCTCAAGTCCAGCCAAGCCTTGACAGACGTCAAAACAAGACGGATGGTGCTTTCCCAAGTGGGCTTCCTTGGCTTGGCTCCTTAGAGCTACCAAGCTATTCACCTGCTATAAAAATtggaaaggtcttttccagAAAGCCTTCTGCAAGTACAATCCAGCACCACGTGACAGCACGGGCTCAGCACCTCCAGTTCAAAGCCCACTAACTCTAAAGGTGCAAATAGGGGAGAGCTTGCCACAGAGGTAAAGCAGGCTGCATATGGAGAAGCTGCTGACCATGAGGGTGCACAGACACACCAAACCTTTAAACCAGGTGGAAAGTCAGTGGTCAGGATTAAACCCAGAATCTGGGGCAGATGTCCCCAAAcaggctctcctcctcctgggagACACCAACTTTCCTTTACAGGACAGTAATGAAAATCAAGTCTTCCCAGTTCACTGTACAGCCCAGCACCAGGGAAGGATCAGTACCCATCTGAGGTACCTACCCACCAGagtagctggggggggggagcttgGCCCCAGGGAGGAAGGGCATCAGCTACTCCCAGATTCTCCGTTTCTGGCAGAGGTCTGCAGCCTCCCCTCGCAAGCCTTTCCACAACAAAGGCAGATTGGTTCgaggcagggaagggcagcttCAGCACAGGAAAAGACTTCCGCTCCTGTTATGCTGCTTTGCTAAACCTCCACTTTGATCCCTAGGGAAAGGGACAATTTGGCAGCTGGAAGGCTATTGTGTGCCTCTTGCTGTAAGTAGCTGCTAAAGGCTTGGTTCAGAGCTGGAGTGAGTTGTTTAACCACAGAGGGAACAGAGCTGTGCCCTAACAGGCAGGTAAAGCCAATTTGTCACCGCTGGGAAAACAGCTTCAAGTAAGAAGGGAATGAAAACCCCACTTCTGTGTACTAAAAGGGAACAGTGTGAGTTTTCTGTCATAGGTACAGTACCACAAACCTCATGGACAGATCCTGTCTCCTCTGTGGAAACTCtactatttttcctctctccagacCGCTGCTGTTCATGTCCGTGCTATCCCTCAAACAGCAAGGCTGCCCATCTAAGTCAAAGTCAGAGGCAAATCCCAACATCTGGGTTCCTAAAGAAATTCCTCAGCACTTTCTGAAGGCATGAACATGTGCGAGTTAAAGGATCCATCCAAGAAGGAAGAAGCCAGGAGGAGACTTACAGAGTCAAATGTTTAATAACTTTTCAAGAGTGAGTATTACATCCATATTCagagtatatataaaataagagatggaaaacaaggaaagaaaaaatataattggtATCTTCAAGAGGGCACACTTAACCCCGTAATTCCTGCTGAATCTCTTCTTCAGAGGCACAGTTACCACTTTGAGCAACCCCTCTGTGCAACACAGGATCACGTACCACGTCGCTTGCGGTGTTTGGGCTCAGCACTTTAGGAACAGCTAGGAAAACTCTGATTCTGTACAACTTGCACACCAACAACATAGTCCCAGACCCGTTACATGGTTAATTGCGTCCTGTCCAGAAGAGGGATACCAGATGAATCACAGTTATCCTAGGCAAGGTGAGCTGATCTAAAACTTGGTCTCAGCAGGGCCTTCTCTTCcacctgcttttgttttcctactgACCCCAaacatttcttgcatttcttctcAATGTGGTGTTATTGCTGGACagagcaggcagaagaaaggagacACTTATGAGACTCGGCAGCACCAAGACAGCCGTATACTGGGAGGGCTCCAAGCATTCCCCAGACACCCCCAGGAGGCTGCTACAGCCCAGAGGGCAGCAACAGGTTCCCCAGAGGTGTTACCTACTGTTAACACTGCGCCTACTTCCCACTAAGATCAGCACCCAACATCCTTCCTCAGCTCCTTGAAATTTTGCCCAGGAATCTTCCTTGCTAAAAGAAGCATCTGGGACAGGCTGGTCCTGGCAAAGAAGGTGCTTCCTCACAAGCCTCGAGACTGCTGCCAATATGCCATGTACTCCTCTCCCATCACCAAAAGGGGAGAGCTTGGCATCTCCTCCTGCTGAGCAGCCACAACCTTGCCTATCCCCTTCCCACCTCATAGCAACACCATCTGCACTGGGCAGGGAAGAGATCAGAGGAGAGTAAATTTGGGCTAAAGGGACACAAACAGCATATCTCCTGGAAGACAAGTGTGGAGCTGCAGCTAGCTCTGAAGAGCAAAATCGCTGTGCTGAGTCATGGGTGAAAGCTCTGGAGAGATGCCGGGAGGCTGCCACCCTGCCCGGAGTCCTTCAACACGAACAGAAGGATGTGGAGGGCAGCTGCACAGCTCACCCTGCTCCTAGATGGGAATGACAACTTCCGTGCATTTCGGCAGGAAAGTCACTCAGCACGGCAGCCCCGACAGACTGCTCGCCCTGGCAACGGCGAGGGTGCTCCCTGGCTGGTGGCCAAAGCTTCTAAGAGCTCTGCTGCTAGAAGAAACTCTGGATTGTTAAGGCAgtgggaggaggatgaggaatGCTAGCCCggcccagctgctgctcccacccTCCTTGCCCACAGCTAGCTCACCTTGGCCTTGTTCTGGACAGGCAAATACAGCTTGAACTCAGCTGGGAGCTCATCCTCCGAGTAGAGCCGGTCAGAGAAGTACACCCGTCGGATGCGACAGTTGGCGTGGATCTGAGAGTCAAAACAAAGAGTCAGTCCATTTTCCATACATTCTTTCCACACCCAGCTTCGCTGTCATGCAGTGGCCTGGATACCTCGgctcagcagctggagaagagacCTCACTGTCTCTCTCTCAATCTGACAGGACATCGGAGAAGAAGTGTTGGCCCATGCCCTTTGCGTTGTGTTAGATGCTCTCTCTAGTGTCATCTCCGCAAACTGAAATCTGCCTTAGTTGCTTAGAAGGCTCTTTGCTACGAACCCACCTCTGCTGATACCTCCACTGGTATCAGCATTCGCCAGAACATTCTCAACCTCagcttgctgcatttttaacacTCCCTCTTCAGGGCCTCTCTGAGGTCAGGAATGAGACTGTCCAGTCTGCGCTGCCTCCACTATCAGCTGGCAGCAAAGGAGTTGCTCCAGTCCCCCTCGCGGGTATGCGAGAAGGCAGACATTTCCCAGCCGACTGCCTGCTCCTCTCAGGGCAACCCCACACGGAACTGCAGCAGTCCTGTCATACTAAGGAACAGGCATGCTCAGCACACAGGCGTTCCTCAAAACAATGCATGTCGCTGGACACAGTGAACTTGAATTCACGAAGCACATGGAACAAGTTTCATGTTCCCAGCAGGAACAAAAGTTGTGTCAGCTCTGGTCCAAGGGGCTCAGCAGAGGCAGGGTCACTCCACCCACACTAGCAAACAACCTTGTCTGGGGATATGTACGGACTGTAACACCCTGGGGCTTCACCGGCCAGGCTCCCGCTTGGCTGGCTGCTCTCTGGCATATCTAGACAGTAAGACAGCACGCGGCCAATTCCCGGCAGACCTCCGCCCAGCAGGACACACCGCAGGGAACTTCAGGCAGACTGCAACTCTTACTCTAACCGACAGCCAGCAAGATGGAAATGGGCTCCTTCATCCCAGTATAGTCCAGTGAAGTGAGGCACCATCAAGACCTCTGCTGCCTCAGTTGGTCCTTTGCTCCCCTCCCGCAGTGCTCTGCAAAGAGTAGGACTGGCAAAGGAACTGCTCAGGGCTAAACCTGGATTCCCAATCTACAGCAGGGCTGTCCCAGCTAGCAGGAAGACTGCCAACCATTCGTTTGTGCGGGCAAGACATGCCTGCTTCTCACCTGAACTCTCAGGGTCTCGATGTAATTTGTCCCATAAGCCCGGCGTGTGAAGTCCGACAAGTTGAACTGGATTTGGTTCCAGCCATCATCCAGCCGCATGGGCATGGTGCAGATAAAGGGCTTCACCCGAGTCGTGCTCTGGTAGTTACTCGCCCGGAAACGCCGTCGTACATTCTTATCGTCCAGCACCTGGGGCAAGGAAGGAAGGCTGCTGACCCAGGCAGCTCCCCGAGACAGCAGCTCTTCTAGACTCAAACTCTACCCATCTCAGAGAGGGCTCTCCTACTCCCACCCCTCCATTTcgcagcagaaatatttttaacaaaggaaacagatccattttcagaaacagcaacaaTGTGCTCATGAGCTGACTGATGCCCCATAGCAGAAAACCTGACACATCATGTGgccaagaaagcaaaactgttttgGGGACCACATGCTGCCTGGGACAAGTTCCAACGTAAGACTGCGGGCTCCCTGGCACCTTCTGGTCCCGGGAGGGGCCTCCCCCCTGCACACTCCTCACCTGCACttcaaaagtgaaatatttcttcaggtTCTTGATGATCATCACTAGGAAAGGTAGTTTGATGCCCAGGGTCTTCTTTGGGTCAGCAGGGCACGTGATGTACGTGGTACTgagaaggacagaaaaacaCTTTAGGATCTCACACGGCACAAAGTGCACAGCCTGGGTCCCAAGAGTCTCCCTTGACCTAATGCAGTCTTGGCAGACAGGCAGAAAAAGATAGCTGTGATTGTAAGATCTCAGCAACAACCAGGGCTTCCTGTAACAGGAGACAGAGTTTCAGAGGTAGCTGCAAGGACAAGATAGAAGGCCCAAAGAACGCATTTCAAATCCCACTTTCCTCACCCAGGGCATGAAACACCTTCCTGAACAGCTTCACCTCCCCAATTTCCAGGCCATGCCAGCACTGGTTTTTAACACAACCTCCTCCTACCCCTTGACTGAACAGGTAGAGCCCtccagagcacagcagaggcCCTGTGTGCTCTATATGGTTGGAAAAACAGAGGTCATGAGCCCTAGAAGTACACGTCACAGCTGGCAAGTTCTGTATCAACACATCTTGGGAGGAAGAGAAGCGTTGGCTCAGCCTGTCTGCAGGAGAGGAGTCTCCGCTGCCCTTATAAGGAGCGCCCTGCTCTGAATCACCCCTGGAGAAGCCTTGGAGGCTCTGAACCCGCTCATGGAGCTGGCGTCTCTCTCCCTGGTCGATGAAGACGAGGTTGCTAAGTGAAGCACCAAAAGCAATTCCCCTCATAAATCTCCCTTTGATCTTCCTGCTGTTGGGAGAGCAGCTGTCACgtgggcagagcagcagagcaggccTAAGACAATAAAAGATGCAGAAGGCAGAGTGCTGCTTTCTCAGTAATTGATGGCACTGACCGGGGACCAGGTATCAAATATAACTTACCTCCCCTCCCCCCGagtgatggaaaaaataatgggaCTTTATTTTTTGTCCCTTAGCCCCCCTGAGGACGACAGAGAGCTCTACAACCACGTCCAGGGGAAGGCACAGTACGGTGCCACAGAGGGGTAATCAGCATCTGACCCCAGATCATATTCTTCGATTTATTGACAAAGAGATTGCAGTAGAGTCTGAAGGAGTCGTCTGCGGGGCACCAACATCTTTCACTCTGCTCCAGGGCCAAGCCCCCAGGGCACACTAGGGCAGATGACACCTTCTCCTACCTGACATTAGTTCCTTCAATCTCCAGCACCAGCGACTGAATGTCATTGTCGGTGATTCGCTTGATGTGGCCATTGCGCACCTAGAAAAGTGGTTCAGACAGCACAGATGTTACTTGAGGGGGAAACAAGTGGTGCCTACGCTAAttgagaggggggaaaaaagatccCAGGAGAACCCATCTACATTCACTTGGCTCCTATTGTCCTAGACATCGCTGTTTCCAAGGCTTTGATCACTGCCCCAAAGTGCCACGACTCCAAGCAAGAGTTTACGGCCCAGCATGCTGCACGGACACCTAGTACAAGACTTCAATCTATCAAAATATGCTACAGTGAACACGAGCAACTC is a window from the Balearica regulorum gibbericeps isolate bBalReg1 chromosome 13, bBalReg1.pri, whole genome shotgun sequence genome containing:
- the CFAP20 gene encoding cilia- and flagella-associated protein 20 isoform X2, coding for MFKNTFQSGFLSVLYSIGSKPLQIWDKKVRNGHIKRITDNDIQSLVLEIEGTNVSTTYITCPADPKKTLGIKLPFLVMIIKNLKKYFTFEVQVLDDKNVRRRFRASNYQSTTRVKPFICTMPMRLDDGWNQIQFNLSDFTRRAYGTNYIETLRVQIHANCRIRRVYFSDRLYSEDELPAEFKLYLPVQNKAKQ
- the CFAP20 gene encoding cilia- and flagella-associated protein 20 isoform X1, with product MFKNTFQSGFLSVLYSIGSKPLQIWDKKVRNGHIKRITDNDIQSLVLEIEGTNVSTTYITCPADPKKTLGIKLPFLVMIIKNLKKYFTFEVQVLDDKNVRRRFRASNYQSTTRVKPFICTMPMRLDDGWNQIQFNLSDFTRRAYGTNYIETLRVQIHANCRIRRVYFSDRLYSEDELPAEFKLYLPVQNKAKVS